A single window of Watersipora subatra chromosome 9, tzWatSuba1.1, whole genome shotgun sequence DNA harbors:
- the LOC137404640 gene encoding uncharacterized protein: MNLMGRRFLTSLLQQAAVSYSVECMQTTFIRPEPLTQLPYSVHGMYQMSYATVQNIRYLYMNSAEKLITYLCGINNSLSQVPQVIIIDGLDFYAQQLQCSSETAICKLSSCLKDTLRYLNERLSVTTPLLVSVGDTLHNHLVIYGRDFDVYSLRQGGSPSHPISYALEKLAISAEDEIIRYNLTLTDAICLKSIECLHSDAVPVNDR; this comes from the exons atgaatctaatgggaagaag ATTCCTCACCTCACTGCTCCAACAGGCAGCAGTCAGCTACTCTGTAGAGTGCATGCAAACAACTTTCATTCGACCAGAGCCTCTCACACAATTACCCTACTCTGTGCATGGAATGTATCAGATGTCTTATGCAACAGTACAAAACATTCGATATTT GTATATGAACAGTGCTGAGAAACTCATCACCTATCTCTGTGGAATCAACAACAGCCTCTCACAGGTTCCTCAGGTGATAATCATAGATGGATTAGACTTTTATGCCCAACAACTACAG TGCAGTTCAGAGACAGCCATTTGTAAACTCTCGTCATGCCTAAAGGATACTTTGCGCTATCTAAACGAGAG ACTTTCAGTAACCACCCCTCTCTTAGTCTCTGTTGGTGACACATTGCATAATCATTTGGTCATCTACGGACGAGACTTCGATGTCTACTCTCTCAGGCAag GGGGTAGTCCGAGCCACCCCATCTCATATGCCCTGGAGAAGTTAGCCATCTCAGCTGAAGATGAAATAATAAGATATAACTTGACACTAACTGACGCTATATGCCTAAAAAGCATAGAATGTTTACATTCTGATGCTGTGCCTGTAAATGATAGGTAA